One Podospora pseudopauciseta strain CBS 411.78 chromosome 5 map unlocalized CBS411.78m_5, whole genome shotgun sequence DNA window includes the following coding sequences:
- a CDS encoding uncharacterized protein (COG:S; EggNog:ENOG503NTW3) yields the protein MASPGPSTTTAVDRHAKELNITTLYLTFETALPSPLFNQNTHPATPTSRVPQPPDLTPYADPRTWAPHRKNVLLFLSCVATFLTAYTSGSYSPPAELIQASLSPVPSSVEPVLAGITTFCVGFGFAPMMLAPLSEMNGRYPVFVCAGIVYVVFQGVCGVVTSLAGMLVARFLVGVGASVFSTMVGGVIADMYANEERNTPMALFSGSVLAGTGLGPMVCAVMAERWGDVERYPNMWKWTWWHQVIMSGVLMVAFVVFFKESRGSVLLSRKAKALNRWYEELENEGYYGLCFEDEQGQEKASENMASSEDSTDDRYDEKRSFSPSASRHERGPSIKRVRWVVKEDEERASIGKMIAISSSRPFYLLFTEPVIFFFSAWVAFAWGVLYLTFGSIPYVFQHVYGWSLEQSGHAFTAIILGAVVGTTMSIYQQRLLSHPKWVDPREVLTSTSTTTSSLSDETPAPANGTDKIWSILRTYFPSSSPESRLYFSCLTSTLLPIGLYLFGFTAKPEIHWIFPAIGIFLCTMGILSIYLAVFNYFADVYHKYASSALAAQSLCRNLVGGAFPLVTRLMYRNLGEAKAGAVLGSIAVILSVVPWVLVWKGEEIRGRSVFAFVA from the coding sequence ATGGCAAGCCCCGGGCCGTCGACGACAACGGCTGTCGACAGACATGCCAAAGAACTCAATATTACCACTCTTTACTTGACCTTCGAGACAGCACTCCCCAGTCCTCTGTTCAACCAGAATACTCACCCTGCCACCCCAACAAGCAGGGTTCCACAACCACCCGACCTGACGCCCTATGCTGATCCTCGAACTTGGGCACCACATCGCAAGAATGTGCTCCTTTTCTTGTCATGCGTAGCAaccttcttgacagcctACACCTCTGGCTCCTACTCTCCGCCCGCCGAACTCATACAAGCCTCTCTTTCGCCAGTCCCTTCGAGCGTTGAGCCTGTTCTGgccggcatcaccaccttctGCGTCGGCTTTGGGTTTGCCCCGATGATGCTCGCCCCTCTTTCAGAGATGAATGGCCGATATCCCGTCTTTGTGTGTGCCGGCATCGTCTACGTCGTGTTCCAGGGTGTCTGCGGTGTGGTGACTTCGCTCGCAGGCATGCTGGTTGCCAGATTCTTGGTTGGAGTGGGGGCAAGCGTTTTCAGCACCATGGTTGGCGGTGTTATTGCTGATATGTACGCAAACGAGGAACGAAACACGCCGATGGCCTTGTTCAGTGGATCTGTCCTTGCCGGTACCGGGCTCGGGCCCATGGTTTGTGCCGTCATGGCCGAGCGATGGGGAGATGTTGAGAGATATCCGAACATGTGGAAATGGACTTGGTGGCATCAGGTGATCATGTctggggtgttgatggtggcttTTGTGGTGTTCTTCAAGGAAAGCAGGGGAAGCGTGCTGCTGAGCCGGAAAGCCAAGGCGCTGAACAGGTGGTACGAAGAGCTGGAAAATGAAGGTTACTATGGGCTCTGCTTTGAAGACGAACAGGGACAGGAGAAGGCGAGCGAGAATATGGCGAGCTCAGAAGACAGCACAGACGACAGATATGACGAAAAGAGATCGTTCTCGCCCTCAGCCAGTAGACATGAAAGGGGCCCTTCCATTAAGCGCGTCAGATGGGTGGTcaaagaagacgaggagcgCGCCTCTATCGGCAAAATGATTGCCATATCATCCTCCCGCCCTTTCTACCTGCTCTTCACTGAGCCGGtcattttcttcttctccgcctggGTCGCCTTTGCGTGGGGAGTCCTCTATCTAACATTCGGCTCCATCCCTTATGTATTCCAGCATGTCTACGGCTGGTCTCTCGAGCAATCGGGGCACGCTTTCACAGCCATTATCCTAGGCGCCGTCGTCGGAACCACAATGAGCATCTACCAGCAGCGGCTGCTGTCTCATCCCAAATGGGTTGACCCTCGCGAAGTGCTGACCTCTACTTCCACGACAACATCTTCCCTGTCGGACGAAACACCAGCGCCAGCAAATGGAACAGACAAGATATGGTCCATCCTCCGAACCTActttccctcttcctctcccgaATCCCGCTTGTATTTTTCCTGTCTTACCTCTACACTCCTTCCTATCGGCCTCTACCTCTTTGGCTTCACCGCCAAGCCAGAAATTCACTGGATCTTCCCCGCAATAGGGATATTTCTCTGCACCATGGGCATTTTGAGCATCTACCTCGCAGTGTTCAACTACTTTGCCGACGTCTATCATAAATACGCCTCTTCTGCCCTCGCTGCGCAGTCCCTGTGTCGGAACTTGGTTGGTGGCGCCTTCCCTCTGGTGACGAGGCTGATGTACAGGAATCTGGGAGAGGCCAAAGCAGGGGCGGTCTTGGGGAGTATTGCAGTTATACTATCGGTTGTGCCTTGGGTGTTGgtttggaagggggaggagatcaGGGGGAGGAGTGTTTTTGCTTTTGTCGCTTGA
- a CDS encoding uncharacterized protein (EggNog:ENOG503NYT2; COG:S), translated as MADKYVLRVTAGPSYDLSTHQLVNVNSPTPTTISSDLISASLNVRIQNYHRSVPPTAPRTSPYFEQEPHKSNNDQYSIAFKFKLHAPEKDESHRNEIGEAEDDEGEEIEEDDEIGVKGGDLQFGNDFDHPIRDRLPPGFGAAMRIVKWWVDPGLEGDPYADTPYLYGAGLSSFNAVHVGPGVEDDPKKGGIWVEEGGDEKWRIERGVPQEGRERMKWGLKGENLERWVWEYGREYAVDFYNPYIDFGEFALRLPGFGLGIMRYWDGQGLRYVLRNKKTKQVYLVVLFTLHLKGDVNEDGSLKPAAIEALKKRSGALEGEQGAPLADDVEIREDGEDSKNGKVNEDKMVEEARKKLEGAKVEADEDVD; from the exons ATGGCAGACAAATACGTGCTCCGCGTCACAGCCGGGCCGTCCTACGACCTGTCGACCCACCAGCTCGTCAACGTCAActctcccaccccaaccaccatctcGTCCGATTTGATTTCTGCTAGCCTCAACGTCCGTATCCAAAACTACCACCGCTCTGTCCCCCCCACTGCTCCCAGAACCTCCCCTTATTTTGAACAGGAGCCGCACAAGTCCAATAATGACCAGTACTCGATCGCTTTCAAGTTTAAGCTTCACGCTCCGGAGAAGGATGAGTCGCACAGGAACGAGATCGGGGAAgcggaggatgatgaaggggaggaaattgaagaggatgatgaaatTGGTGTAAAAGGAGGGGACCTGCAGTTCGGGAATGACTTTGATCATCCTATCCGTGACAGACTCCCGCCTGGGTTCGGGGCCGCGATGAGGATTGTCAAGTGGTGGGTTGATCccgggttggagggggatcCGTACGCTGACACGCCGTATCTGTATGGAGCTGGGTTGAGTAGCTTTAACGCTGTGCATGTTGGGcctggggtggaggatgaccCAAAGAAGGGCGGGATTTgggttgaggaagggggggatgaaAAATGGAGAATTGAGAGGGGGGTTCCACAGGAGGGcagggagaggatgaagtgggggttgaagggggagaatctggagaggtgggtttgggagtaTGGGAGGGAGTATGCGGTTGATTTTTATAACCCTTACATTGACTTTGGGGAGTTTGCGTTGAGGTTGcctgggtttgggttggggattATGAGGTATTGGGATGGGCAGGGGTTGAG GTATGTCCTCCGCAACAAAAAGACGAAGCAGGTTTACCTGGTAGTGTTGTTTACACTGCACCTGAAGGGGGATGTCAATGAGGATGGGAGCTTGAAGCCGGCTGCGATTGAggcgttgaagaagaggTCGGGGGCTTTGGAGGGGGAACAGGGGGCGCCGTTGGcggatgatgttgagataagggaggacggcgaggaCTCGAAGAATGGGAAAGTCAATGAGGAtaagatggtggaggaggcgaggaagaagttgGAGGGGGCAAAGGTGGAGGCTGATGAAGATGTTGATTGA
- the GE2 gene encoding 4-O-methyl-glucuronoyl methylesterase (COG:O; CAZy:CE15; EggNog:ENOG503NXFY) — MVHLASALLVASAAFAVAAPANEIFERQTCSVQANYPTQNNSKLPDPFTSASGQKITTKADFECRQEEISKIMQQYEFGVYPPPPDSVTGTMSGNNIQVRVTVGSKSITFSAGIRKPSGSGPFPAIIGVGGASIPIPSNVATITFGNDAFGAQSGMGSRGRGQFYDLFGSSHSAGSLTAWAWGIDRLIDALEKTPAAGIDTTRLGVTGCSRNGKGAFVAGAFVKRIALTIPQESGAGGAACWRISDQQKSSGANIQTASQIIGEQPWFSKNFDAHVRSITNIPQDHHFLAAMIVPRGLAVFENNIDWLGPVSTTGCMRAGRQIYKAYGVPNNMGFSLIGGHNHCQFPSGQNSELNQYINYFLLKSGTAPGSVERSTSNANTDAWYPWAASAPTLS; from the coding sequence ATGGTCCATCTCGCTTCCGCCCTTCTCGTGGCCAGCGCGGCCTTTGCCGTTGCCGCTCCCGCCAACGAGATCTTTGAGCGTCAGACCTGCTCCGTCCAGGCCAACTACCCGACCCAGAACAATTCCAAGCTCCCCGATCCGTTCACCAGCGCCAGCGGGCAAaagatcaccaccaaggccgACTTTGAGTGCCGCCAGGAGGAGATCAGCAAGATCATGCAGCAGTATGAGTTCGGTGTctacccaccaccccccgacAGCGTCACCGGTACCATGAGCGGAAACAACATCCAGGTCCGCGTGACTGTCGGCAGCAAGAGCATCACCTTCAGCGCCGGCATCCGCAAGCCATCCGGCAGCGGTCCTTTCCCCGCCATCATCGGTGTCGGTGGcgcctccatccccatccccagcaACGttgccaccatcacctttgGCAACGACGCCTTCGGTGCCCAGTCCGGTATGGGTTCTCGCGGCCGCGGTCAGTTCTACGACCTCTTCGGCAGCAGCCACTCGGCTGGTTCCCTTACcgcttgggcttggggtaTTGACCGGTTGATCGATGCTCTGGAGAAGACCCCTGCTGCGGGTATCGACACCACACGTCTCGGCGTGACCGGCTGCTCCCGCAACGGCAAGGGTGCCTTTGTTGCCGGCGCCTTCGTCAAGCGTATCgccctcaccatcccccagGAGTccggtgccggtggtgcGGCCTGCTGGCGCATCTCTGACCAGCAAAAGTCGTCTGGCGCCAACATCCAGACTGCCAGTCAAATCATTGGCGAGCAGCCCTGGTTCTCCAAAAACTTTGACGCGCACGTCcgctccatcaccaacatcccGCAGGATCACCACTTCCTTGCGGCCATGATCGTGCCCCGTGGTCTCGCCGTGTTTGAGAACAACATCGACTGGCTCGGCCccgtctccaccaccggctgCATGCGTGCTGGTCGCCAAATCTACAAGGCTTACGGCGTGCCCAACAACATGGGCTTCTCGCTCATCGGTGGCCACAACCACTGCCAGTTCCCCAGCGGACAGAACTCGGAGCTCAACCAGTACATCAACTACTTCCTGCTCAAGAGCGGCACCGCCCCCGGCTCGGTGGAGCGCAGCACTTCCAACGCCAACACTGATGCTTGGTACCCATGGGCCGCCAGCGCTCCCACCCTTTCCTGA